One window of Campylobacter avium LMG 24591 genomic DNA carries:
- a CDS encoding Bax inhibitor-1/YccA family protein, which yields MSLYNRDYAKDQERYGSKSAISLFIKQTYQLFAASLLAGTAGAYVGISALVPYIRGIVPVLVLFGITLVLLFALLAKKKEAPLNLVLLFAFTFCTGLALTPLLSSVLAMPAGAEIVAQAFALTTVAFAGLSIFAMNTKRDFTTMGKMLFIVLIVLICASLFNLFFQSPIFQLAIASVGAILFSFYILYDTQNIIRGNYETPIEGAVALYLDFYNLFTSLLQILGLTSRE from the coding sequence ATGAGTCTTTACAATAGAGATTACGCTAAAGATCAAGAACGTTACGGCTCAAAAAGTGCCATAAGTCTTTTTATAAAACAAACCTATCAACTTTTTGCAGCCTCGCTTTTAGCAGGAACGGCCGGAGCTTATGTTGGTATAAGTGCCCTTGTGCCTTATATAAGAGGTATAGTCCCTGTTTTAGTACTTTTTGGTATAACACTTGTGCTTTTATTTGCCCTTTTGGCCAAAAAGAAAGAAGCCCCATTAAATTTAGTTTTACTTTTTGCCTTTACTTTTTGTACCGGTTTGGCTTTAACCCCACTTTTAAGTTCTGTTTTAGCTATGCCAGCAGGTGCTGAGATAGTAGCTCAAGCCTTTGCATTAACAACTGTTGCTTTTGCTGGCTTAAGTATCTTTGCTATGAACACAAAAAGAGATTTTACAACTATGGGAAAAATGCTTTTCATAGTGCTTATAGTGCTTATCTGTGCTTCGCTTTTTAATCTTTTCTTTCAAAGCCCTATTTTTCAACTAGCTATCGCTAGCGTTGGAGCTATTTTGTTTTCTTTTTACATACTTTATGATACTCAAAATATCATAAGAGGAAACTATGAAACCCCTATCGAAGGTGCGGTAGCTCTTTATTTAGATTTTTATAATCTTTTCACATCCTTACTTCAAATTCTGGGCCTTACAAGCAGAGAATGA
- the pyrE gene encoding orotate phosphoribosyltransferase produces the protein MNVEEIYKSCSAFLQGHFLLSSKKHSGFYLQSAKVLEEPKRAAMLCENLAKIIKEHGIKADKICSPALGGLLAGYELARALELPFIFTERVDLKMCLRRGFEVKKGEKIIICEDIITTGGSALESAEVVRALDAEVVAFAALANRGFCAITNLNTTAKENAKLPSDIPCFALANFDFEIYDEAECPFCKQGSKAIKPGSRGN, from the coding sequence ATGAATGTAGAAGAAATTTACAAATCCTGCTCAGCCTTCTTACAAGGACATTTTTTATTAAGTTCTAAAAAGCACTCAGGTTTTTACTTGCAAAGTGCTAAGGTCTTAGAAGAGCCTAAAAGAGCCGCTATGCTTTGTGAAAACTTAGCAAAGATAATAAAAGAGCACGGCATTAAGGCTGATAAAATTTGCTCTCCTGCTTTAGGTGGATTGTTAGCTGGATATGAGTTGGCAAGGGCTTTGGAGCTACCTTTTATATTTACAGAAAGAGTTGATTTAAAGATGTGTTTAAGAAGGGGCTTTGAAGTTAAAAAGGGCGAAAAGATAATAATATGCGAAGACATCATTACAACCGGCGGTTCAGCCCTTGAAAGTGCTGAGGTTGTGCGTGCTTTGGATGCTGAAGTGGTCGCTTTTGCAGCGTTGGCAAATCGCGGTTTTTGCGCCATTACAAATTTAAATACCACAGCAAAAGAAAACGCTAAGCTACCTTCAGACATACCTTGTTTTGCCTTAGCAAATTTTGACTTTGAAATTTATGATGAAGCAGAATGTCCATTTTGCAAACAAGGTTCTAAGGCCATAAAGCCCGGTTCGCGTGGAAATTAA
- a CDS encoding ribonucleotide-diphosphate reductase subunit beta, which produces MKRKRIYNPSSDESIGDRRVFNGNPHGILNFTKAKYTWALKLWDLMEANTWFPKEVDTTKDVLDYKTNLTAAEKRMYDLVWSQLISMDSFQTNNLADNINPYITAPEINAVLTRQAYEEANHSKSYAVMVEAICDNTDLIYEMEKHDETLREKNDFISGIYEELAGEVDDNKLLLAMVANQILEGIYFYSGFTAIYALARAGKMLGSAQMIRFIQRDEITHLLLFQNMINSTRNERPDLFNDTNVNKIYDMFTKAGELEIKWGKYITQNQIMGFTDDIIEEYIHYLVDQRLVAINLNRIYNAKHPIKWVDDFSKFNDQRSNFFESKVTNYSKGSISFDDF; this is translated from the coding sequence ATGAAAAGAAAGAGAATTTATAACCCAAGCTCAGATGAAAGTATAGGCGATAGAAGGGTTTTTAACGGCAATCCGCATGGAATTTTAAATTTCACAAAGGCAAAATACACCTGGGCTTTAAAGCTTTGGGATTTAATGGAAGCAAATACTTGGTTTCCAAAAGAAGTTGATACTACTAAGGATGTTTTGGATTATAAGACAAATTTAACAGCTGCTGAAAAAAGAATGTATGATTTGGTGTGGTCTCAGCTTATTTCAATGGATAGTTTTCAAACAAACAACCTAGCAGACAATATAAACCCCTACATAACAGCCCCAGAAATTAATGCTGTTTTAACAAGGCAGGCTTACGAGGAAGCAAATCATTCAAAATCCTATGCCGTAATGGTTGAAGCCATATGCGACAATACTGATTTAATCTATGAAATGGAAAAGCACGATGAAACCTTAAGAGAAAAGAATGATTTTATATCAGGAATTTATGAGGAATTAGCCGGAGAAGTGGATGATAACAAGCTTTTGCTCGCTATGGTTGCTAATCAAATTCTAGAGGGTATTTATTTTTACAGCGGCTTTACAGCAATTTATGCACTCGCAAGAGCTGGCAAAATGCTTGGCTCAGCTCAAATGATAAGATTTATACAAAGAGATGAGATAACGCATTTATTGCTTTTTCAAAATATGATAAATTCTACCAGAAACGAAAGACCAGATTTGTTTAATGATACCAATGTCAACAAAATTTATGACATGTTTACCAAGGCTGGAGAGCTTGAAATAAAATGGGGCAAATACATCACCCAAAATCAAATCATGGGTTTTACGGATGACATTATAGAAGAATACATACATTACCTGGTTGACCAAAGGCTAGTTGCTATCAATCTAAATCGAATTTACAACGCAAAACACCCTATAAAATGGGTAGATGATTTTTCTAAATTTAACGACCAAAGAAGCAATTTCTTTGAAAGCAAGGTTACAAATTATTCAAAAGGTAGTATAAGTTTTGATGATTTTTAA
- a CDS encoding protein-L-isoaspartate(D-aspartate) O-methyltransferase, which produces MNFIEEKRLKMMADEIAANTPINEALHKAFCSIPREIFSPLKAHAYSLNAMPMLSKQWISSPLTVAKMTMALKFEGADSVLEIGCGSGYQAAVLSKVIRRVFSIERIEKLVDEASEIFKQLSLHNIFVMHADGQLGWEKYAPFDRILFSAYLEKEPKELFSQLNDGGILVAPILKDKKQFIVRFSKQDNFIKKEVLDECLFVPVLDGKE; this is translated from the coding sequence ATGAATTTCATAGAAGAGAAAAGATTAAAAATGATGGCAGATGAAATAGCTGCTAATACTCCAATTAATGAAGCTTTGCACAAGGCATTTTGCAGCATTCCTAGAGAAATTTTTTCGCCACTAAAGGCTCATGCTTACAGCCTAAATGCTATGCCCATGCTTTCAAAGCAATGGATAAGCTCGCCATTGACTGTGGCTAAGATGACCATGGCGCTTAAATTTGAAGGTGCTGATTCTGTGCTTGAGATAGGCTGTGGAAGTGGTTATCAAGCAGCCGTTTTAAGCAAGGTTATAAGAAGGGTTTTTAGCATAGAAAGGATAGAAAAACTTGTGGATGAGGCAAGTGAAATTTTCAAGCAGCTAAGTTTGCATAATATTTTCGTAATGCATGCTGATGGGCAGCTTGGTTGGGAAAAATACGCACCTTTTGATAGAATTTTATTTTCAGCTTATCTTGAAAAAGAGCCAAAAGAGCTTTTCTCGCAGCTAAATGACGGTGGAATTTTAGTAGCTCCTATACTAAAAGATAAAAAACAGTTTATAGTGAGGTTTAGCAAGCAAGACAATTTCATCAAAAAAGAAGTGCTTGATGAATGCTTATTTGTCCCTGTGCTTGACGGAAAAGAATAA
- a CDS encoding nicotinate phosphoribosyltransferase, protein MIFKNLSLLCDFYEFTMSNGYLENGLDEQISYFDVFFRKVPDDGGFVVASGLNSIINYIQNLKFSKSDISYLRKTKLFDENFLTYLANFKFQGDIYSVREGEIVFANEPLLTVRAKVSQAQLLETFISLSLNHQSLIATKANRIARAAQGRAVLEFGARRAQGIDAALSGARAAFIGGASASSCTLACKLYKIPISGTMAHSWVQMFESEEEAFRKYCELYPQKAILLIDTYNVLQSGLVNAIKIFKEKRDSLKEFGVRIDSGNLCELSKKVRKILDDEGLKDCKIIASGALDEYEIQKLIKNGAKIDAFGVGERLITAKSSPVLGCVYKLVASEGKNGIKPAIKISENTEKINNPHFKKLFRIYDKKTKQALYDKLYLADEPIEKSNDLLYENLHIQVFKDGELVYKCPNTQQSKEYMLRQSAKFDKEILALNKPKIYEVLLSEKLEKLKNSLLKTKGVL, encoded by the coding sequence ATGATTTTTAAGAACCTTTCTTTGCTCTGCGACTTTTACGAATTTACCATGAGCAATGGTTATTTGGAAAATGGTTTAGATGAGCAGATATCTTATTTTGATGTTTTTTTCAGAAAGGTTCCAGATGATGGAGGTTTTGTTGTAGCTTCGGGTTTAAACTCCATTATAAACTACATACAAAATTTAAAATTTAGCAAAAGCGATATATCTTATCTTCGAAAAACAAAGCTTTTTGATGAGAACTTTTTAACTTACCTTGCGAATTTTAAATTTCAAGGCGATATATATAGCGTTAGAGAGGGCGAGATAGTATTTGCTAATGAGCCACTTTTAACAGTGAGAGCAAAGGTATCTCAAGCCCAGCTTCTTGAAACATTCATTTCACTAAGTCTTAATCACCAAAGTCTAATAGCTACAAAGGCAAATAGGATAGCTCGTGCAGCACAAGGTAGAGCGGTTTTAGAATTTGGTGCAAGAAGAGCTCAGGGCATTGATGCTGCTTTAAGTGGTGCTAGAGCTGCTTTTATAGGCGGTGCTAGTGCTAGTTCTTGCACTCTTGCTTGCAAGCTTTATAAAATTCCTATCTCAGGCACTATGGCACACTCTTGGGTACAGATGTTTGAGAGTGAAGAAGAGGCCTTTAGAAAATACTGCGAGCTTTATCCACAAAAGGCTATTTTGCTTATAGATACTTACAATGTCTTACAAAGCGGGCTTGTGAATGCTATTAAAATTTTTAAAGAAAAAAGAGATAGTTTAAAAGAATTTGGCGTGAGAATAGACTCGGGAAATTTGTGCGAGCTATCAAAAAAAGTTAGAAAAATTTTGGATGATGAGGGTTTGAAAGATTGCAAAATCATAGCTAGCGGGGCATTAGATGAGTATGAAATTCAAAAGCTTATAAAAAACGGTGCTAAGATTGATGCTTTTGGAGTAGGAGAAAGGCTTATAACAGCTAAAAGCTCACCGGTTTTAGGCTGCGTTTATAAACTTGTTGCAAGCGAGGGTAAAAACGGCATTAAGCCTGCAATCAAAATAAGTGAAAATACCGAGAAAATCAACAATCCGCATTTTAAAAAATTATTTAGAATTTATGATAAAAAAACCAAACAAGCGCTATACGACAAGCTTTATTTAGCAGATGAGCCTATAGAAAAAAGCAATGATTTGCTATATGAGAATTTGCATATACAAGTTTTTAAAGATGGCGAGCTTGTTTATAAATGCCCTAACACGCAACAAAGCAAAGAATACATGCTAAGACAAAGTGCTAAATTTGATAAAGAAATTTTAGCGCTAAACAAGCCAAAAATTTACGAGGTTTTATTATCTGAAAAACTAGAAAAGCTTAAAAATTCTCTACTTAAAACAAAAGGTGTGTTATGA
- the secG gene encoding preprotein translocase subunit SecG, with protein sequence MITLFIVFQCILVCAICVAVLLQKSSSIGLGAYSGSNESLFGAKGPAGFLAKATFFLGLLLICNTVTLSYLYNKNQNADSVVNKASSLIPSLEQNTTNTSAPLAPAAPTLPTVPSAEENSTK encoded by the coding sequence ATGATTACGCTTTTTATAGTATTTCAGTGTATTTTAGTATGTGCGATTTGTGTAGCTGTTTTGCTACAAAAAAGCTCAAGTATAGGTCTTGGTGCTTACAGTGGCAGCAATGAGAGTTTATTTGGCGCAAAGGGGCCTGCTGGATTTTTAGCTAAGGCTACATTTTTCTTAGGTTTATTGTTGATTTGCAACACAGTTACCCTAAGTTATTTATATAATAAAAACCAAAACGCAGATTCTGTCGTAAACAAAGCCTCCTCTTTGATACCAAGTTTAGAACAAAATACCACTAACACATCAGCGCCGCTTGCTCCAGCAGCACCTACACTTCCTACTGTGCCAAGTGCAGAGGAAAATTCCACAAAGTAA
- the frr gene encoding ribosome recycling factor has protein sequence MLVEIYDKQKAQNEKSLQSLKKDFSTLRTGRVNISILDNITVDYYGNPTPLNQVATILNTDASTISISPWEKNMLKNIETAISAANIGVNPNNDGEAVKLFFPPMTTEQRQENVKQAKAMAEKAKVAIRNIRKDANDAIKKLEKDKTVSEDEAKKAYDEVQKITDSYITKIDDSLKTKESELLKL, from the coding sequence ATGTTAGTTGAAATTTATGATAAGCAAAAAGCACAAAATGAAAAATCCTTACAAAGTCTTAAAAAAGATTTCTCCACTTTAAGAACGGGTAGGGTGAATATTAGCATTTTAGATAACATAACTGTTGATTATTACGGCAACCCAACACCGCTTAATCAAGTAGCAACAATCCTAAATACCGACGCATCCACCATAAGCATAAGTCCTTGGGAAAAAAACATGCTAAAAAACATAGAAACAGCCATAAGTGCCGCAAACATAGGTGTTAATCCAAACAATGATGGCGAGGCTGTGAAGTTGTTTTTCCCTCCTATGACTACAGAGCAAAGACAAGAAAATGTAAAGCAAGCTAAGGCCATGGCGGAAAAAGCTAAGGTTGCCATTAGGAATATAAGAAAAGACGCAAATGATGCGATAAAAAAGTTAGAAAAAGATAAGACTGTTTCAGAGGATGAGGCTAAAAAAGCTTACGATGAGGTGCAAAAAATCACAGATTCTTATATAACCAAAATAGACGATAGTTTGAAAACAAAAGAAAGCGAATTGTTAAAATTATGA
- a CDS encoding RDD family protein, whose protein sequence is MKQKARIATRMQRFKAFVIDVFLIYVPILYISYFVLGSKEAFLQNQLVIFICCLSFGVLQAVFLALKAQSPGLKAYNLYLIDKNTGTKVGFFRILYRYVLFIVSLGVLFGLISTFFRKDGLMIHDLLSSSYIVAKITDK, encoded by the coding sequence ATGAAACAAAAAGCAAGAATAGCAACTAGAATGCAAAGGTTTAAAGCCTTTGTTATAGATGTTTTTTTGATTTATGTGCCTATTCTTTATATATCTTATTTCGTGCTAGGTTCAAAAGAGGCTTTTTTACAAAATCAATTAGTGATTTTTATTTGTTGTCTTTCTTTTGGAGTTTTACAGGCCGTATTTTTGGCATTAAAGGCACAAAGTCCCGGTTTAAAAGCTTACAATCTTTATTTAATAGACAAAAACACAGGCACTAAGGTAGGTTTTTTTAGGATACTATACAGATATGTTTTATTTATAGTATCTTTAGGAGTTCTTTTTGGGCTCATTAGCACATTTTTTAGAAAAGACGGCTTGATGATACATGATTTGTTAAGTTCATCTTACATAGTTGCTAAAATTACAGATAAATGA